One window of the Anolis sagrei isolate rAnoSag1 chromosome 5, rAnoSag1.mat, whole genome shotgun sequence genome contains the following:
- the NAMPT gene encoding nicotinamide phosphoribosyltransferase gives MESAGVGADFNILLATDSYKVTHYKQYPPNTSKVYSYFECREKKTENSKFRKVKYEETVFYGLQYILNKYLKGKVVTKEKIQEAKEVYKEHFQDDVFNETGWNYILEKYEGCLPIEIKAVPEGAVIPRGNVLFTVENTDPDCYWLTNWIETILVQSWYPITVATNSREQKKILAKYLLETSGSLEGLEYKLHDFGYRGVSSQETAGIGASAHLVNFKGTDTVAGIGLIKKYYGTKDPVPGYSVPAAEHSTITAWGKDHERDAFEHIVTQFSSVPVSVVSDSYDIYNACEKLWGEDLRHLIETRSAEAPLIIRPDSGNPLDTVLKVLDILGKKFPITENAKGYKVLPPYLRIIQGDGVDINTLQEMVEGMKKEKWSIENIAFGSGGALLQKLTRDLLNCSFKCSYVVTNGLGVNVFKDPVADPNKRSKKGRLSLHRTPNGDFVTLEEGKGDLEEYGQDLLHTVFKNGVVTKSYSFDEVRKNARLKTSELTVSSH, from the exons ATGGAGAGCGCAGGCGTGGGAGCCGACTTCAACATCCTCCTGGCCACGGACTCCTACAAG GTGACACATTATAAACAGTATCCACCCAACACAAGCAAAGTTTATTCCTACTTTGAATGCCGTGAAAAGAAGACGGAGAACTCAAAATTTAGGAAGGTGAAATATGAGGAAACTGTTTTTTACGGGTTGCAGTACATTCTTAATAAATACTTAAAAG GTAAAGTGGTTACCAAAGAAAAAATTCAGGAAGCCAAAGAAGTATACAAGGAACATTTTCAAGATGATGTCttcaatgaaacaggatggaacTACATTCTTGAG AAATACGAAGGGTGTCTTCCCATCGAAATAAAGGCTGTTCCTGAGGGTGCTGTCATTCCCAGAGGAAATGTACTCTTTACTGTTGAAAACACTGATCCAGACTGTTATTGGCTTACAAACTGGATTGAG ACTATTCTTGTTCAGTCATGGTATCCAATTACAGTAGCAACAAACTCCAGAGAACAAAAGAAGATCTTGGCAAAATACCTTTTAGAAACCTCGGGCAGTTTAGAAGGATTAGAGTACAAACTACACGATTTTGGTTACAGAGGAGTCTCTTCACAAGAG ACTGCGGGAATAGGAGCCTCTGCCCATTTGGTGAACTTCAAAGGCACTGATACAGTAGCAGGAATTGGCTTAATCAAGAAATATTATGGAACAAAAGACCCTGTCCCAGGCTATTCTGTCCCAGCTGCTGAGCACAG TACTATAACAGCCTGGGGGAAAGACCATgaaagagatgcttttgaacacaTTGTGACACAGTTTTCTTCAGTGCCTGTATCTGTGGTCAGTGACAGTTATGACATTTACAACGCTTGTGAAAAATTATGGGGTGAAGATTTAAGGCATTTAATTGAAACAAGAAGTGCAGAAGCTCCGCTCATTATTAGGCCGGATTCAGGAAATCCTCTTGATACTGTGCTAAAG GTTTTGGACATTTTAGGAAAGAAGTTCCCCATCACAGAAAATGCAAAAGGCTATAAAGTGTTGCCTCCTTACCTCAGAATTATTCAAGGAGATGGTGTAGATATCAACACGTTGCAAGAG ATGgtggaaggaatgaaaaaagagaagTGGAGTATTGAAAATATTGCCTTTGGGTCAGGTGGAGCTTTATTGCAAAAGCTGACCAGAGATCTCCTGAATTGCTCCTTCAAATGCAGTTACGTGGTCACAAATGGCCTTGGg GTAAATGTCTTCAAAGATCCTGTAGCTGATCCTAACAAAAGATCAAAGAAAGGCAGGTTATCCTTACACAGAACACCAAATGGAGACTTTGTCACACTAGAAGAAGGCAAGGGAGATCTTGAAGAATATGGACAG GATCTCCTTCATACGGTGTTTAAGAACGGAGTAGTAACGAAGTCTTATTCATTTGATGAAGTAAGAAAAAATGCCAGGCTGAAGACTAGTGAACTGACAGTGTCATCTCACTAA